From one Pristis pectinata isolate sPriPec2 chromosome 12, sPriPec2.1.pri, whole genome shotgun sequence genomic stretch:
- the LOC127576806 gene encoding testis-expressed protein 36-like, which produces MTMHENNFSPSKLNDRLPLLFKVHEKNLLQGKFPFSAHDNKYCLRHTGEHLTLGLGQKKVSVAKQTAHTIELWDPGKASAMNSGFGITIYQTSYQGNQDTERPNYRRYPKIPSESSQRAWSRSPADLMWFGKNNSLYRIPLEVLGITQRPLLSSDKKFYRTRILPK; this is translated from the exons ATGACAatgcatgaaaataatttttctccAAGCAAGTTAAATGATAGATTACCATTATTGTTCAAAGTACATGAGAAG AATCTATTGCAGGGGAAGTTTCCATTTTCGGCTCATGACAATAAATACTGTTTGAGGCACACAGGCGAGCACCTTACCTTG gGACTAGGGCAGAAAAAGGTCTCTGTAGCAAAGCAGACTGCCCATACCATTGAGTTGTGGGATCCTGGGAAAGCATCTGCGATGAATAGTGGATTTGGTATTACCATATATCAGACATCTTACCAGGGAAACCAGGATACAGAACGTCCTAACTACAGACGTTATCCCAAAATTCCCAGTGAGAGTTCGCAAAGGGCATGGTCTCGAAGTCCAGCTGATTTAATGTGGTTTGGGAAAAATAATTCTTTATACAGAATTCCACTGGAGGTTTTGGGGATCACTCAACGTCCTCTCCTTTCTTCTGACAAAAAGTTCTATCGCACAAGAATCCTTCCAAAATAA